The proteins below are encoded in one region of Toxoplasma gondii ME49 chromosome IV, whole genome shotgun sequence:
- a CDS encoding hypothetical protein (encoded by transcript TGME49_319340~Signal peptide predicted by SignalP 2.0 HMM (probability 0.949) with cleavage site probability 0.331 at residue 39~Predicted trans-membrane domain (TMHMM2.0):20-43), with protein MACDRLAAMLPSQRRGLCCRGRNALLFFALFCFAVCLLGHQGPSSVCFVVSASDGSAEGGQGPSNVGGSDAQGGGFSFASLLSMAPNSETLQQILGDFSKQAAEFLKGNKALEKLDIGPLQDNLERITTLLGMKPDLRKIIVSNRRHLEVLYMPIYTFAQQRALERNPEADDSALSVVLQDPHMAKFVAKYVDLEPSRTMSTAPKQLDGFVQQIQDLRKYVLTDGPVVFSLISRLDAVVSAFLQYTQTMFSSVARYISLTDRFAKNKRALFFFGKYTLPKLLEVFFIINSIEAQLLRRIQLLENPDDAKRLRFQLRGLVTKTDEAVASLYDLSKGCLIGCSASFQIEYASCVKSYEEGERVEIAFRRFTSSPPHEGMTLPSSAAATGEPNGALPADALDASQYLQVIQDQVQEEQQQKRREPVSKPDGAAFGVDSEGATLGAGLAIEEVASTVSPVTTTATNGPVDDQSGRAAARDLLNSY; from the exons ATGGCATGCGACCGTCTCGCCGCTATGTTGCCTTCCCAACGTCGGGGTCTGTGTTGTCGTGGAAGAAATGCACTCTTATTTTTTGCTCTATTTTGTTTTGCCGTTTGCCTTCTCGGGCATCAAGGGCCGAGCTCAGTCTGTTTCGTTGTTTCCGCTTCCGACGGATCGGCGGAGGGTGGCCAAGGGCCATCCAATGTGGGAGGTTCTGATGCTCAAGGCGGAGGGTTTAGTTTTGCCTCGCTTTTGAGTATGGCGCCTAATAGTGAGACACTTCAACAGATTCTCGGTGACTTTAGCAAGCAAGCGGCGGAATTTCTGAAGGGTAACAAGGCCCTCGAGAAGCTAGACATCGGGCCACTCCAGGATAATTTGGAACGCATAACTACACTGCTGGGGATGAAACCCGACCTCCGAAAAATTATCGTGTCAAATCGCCGCCACCTGGAAGTCCTTTACATGCCGATATATACGTTTGCGCAGCAACGTGCCCTCGAAAGGAATCCGGAGGCTGACGACAGTGCCCTTTCTGTCGTCCTGCAAGATCCACACATGGCCAA GTTCGTTGCAAAGTACGTGGATTTGGAGCCCTCGCGGACTATGTCAACAGCACCAAAGCAACTGGACGGTTTCGTGCAGCAAATTCAAGACCTTCGAAAATATGTACTCACTGACGGACcggttgttttttctctcatttCTCGACTCGACGCGGTCGTGTCTGCTTTCTTGCAGTACACTCAGACGATGTTCTCGTCGGTCGCCCGCTACATAAGTTTGACTGACCGTTTTGCAAAGAATAAAAGAgcgcttttctttttcggaaAGTACACGCTTCCCAAACTACTGGAGGTGTTCTTCATCATCAATAGCATTGAGGCGCAGCTACTGAGAAGGATTCAGTTGCTTGAGAATCCGGACGATGCGAAGCGTCTGCGATTTCAACTTCGGGGCCTGGTGACGAAAACCGACGAAGCCGTCGCCAGTCTTTATGACTTGTCCAAGGGCTGCCTTATTGGATGCTCCGCATCCTTTCAGATTGAGTATGCGAGCTGCGTGAAAAGTtatgaagaaggagagcgagttGAAATTGCTTTCCGTCGATTTACTTCCAGTCCACCTCATGAGGGCATGACTCTCCCGTCTTCAGCAGCGGCCACTGGGGAGCCGAATGGCGCGTTGCCTGCTGACGCGCTTGATGCGTCTCAGTACTTGCAAGTCATTCAGGATCAGGTCCAGGAAGaacagcagcagaagcgacgCGAACCGGTCAGTAAGCCAGATGGGGCTGCCTTTGGTGTCGATTCGGAGGGTGCAACTCTTGGTGCCGGGCTTGCGATTGAAGAAGTCGCTTCGACTGTTTCTCCAGTGACGACGACCGCCACAAATGGTCCCGTAGATGATCAGTCGGGTCGTGCTGCTGCTCGTGACTTGCTCAACTCGTACTAA
- the SRS17A gene encoding SAG-related sequence SRS17A (encoded by transcript TGME49_319360~Gene product name based on ToxoDB Community Expert Annotation.~Signal peptide predicted by SignalP 2.0 HMM (probability 0.782) with cleavage site probability 0.505 at residue 18) — translation MTFYMFLAGVVALGSLVAVRETSDAVLISLLRARAAEISEDSSDEGEVLSNKIDLDPEDVDNYHHILSIELADLLRLEPQVCNYPEDGEGAGRLELSVGDTPGVTFRCPGGNEDQLTPTDITRAYRVDKDGNCDTTEPVDLDGVLPNSILDGAPVSPFGRGSVFLLINGRPLDSEKKACFVCNSKNGTKARQSCAVIVTVPKATLSSSGICNPLLPPGGNMLTFEGDGPHKSITIHCPKGYSVLDTSDRGGYVMTGPLCRRRAMLEEVLGSGSTINRVEGEPHINGVSKSYRVTATSSFSKPRVLCLACEPDKNEHVSSSAPSKCVVEAFLPAAPEEVPNENSILPRAFRSLEANSETTTSPVITSDGDVLSFASASTLFFVVTRLTVAVM, via the exons ATGACTTTTTACATGTTCCTTGCTGGTGTGGTGGCGCTCGGGAGCTTGGTGGCCGTAAGGGAGACGTCGGACGCCGTGCTCATAAGTTTGTTGAGGGCAAGAGCCGCAGAGATCAGTGAAGATTCGAGTGACGAGGGTGAGGTGCTCAGCAACAAAATTGACCTTGATCCGGAAGATGTCGACAACTATCACCATATTCTGTCTATAGAACTAGCGGATCTTCTTCGCTTAGAACCACAGGTATGCAACTACCCCGAGGATGGCGAAGGCGCCGGACGGCTCGAGCTTTCCGTTGGCGACACTCCTGGCGTCACGTTCCGTTGCCCTGGGGGAAACGAAGACCAGCTCACACCGACAGATATTACTCGAGCCTACAGGGTAGACAAGGACGGAAACTGTGACACGACAGAACCTGTCGATCTGGACGGTGTCCTGCCAAACTCCATACTCGATggcgctcctgtctccccaTTTGGCCGGGGCTCCGTATTCCTACTCATCAATGGGCGCCCCCttgacagcgagaagaaagcgtgCTTCGTCTGCAACTCAAAAAACGGAACTAAAGCGCGCCAGTCGTGTGCTGTGATCGTAACGGTCCCCAAAGCTACCTTGTCAA GTTCCGGGATATGCAACCCCCTCCTTCCCCCAGGTGGAAACATGCTAACTTTCGAAGGTGATGGACCACACAAATCCATCACCATCCACTGCCCAAAAGGGTATTCGGTACTCGACACATCGGACAGGGGCGGCTATGTCATGACGGGCCCTCTATGTAGGAGGAGAGCAATGCTGGAAGAGGTTTTGGGGTCGGGCTCTACCATCAACCGAGTTGAAGGTGAACCTCATATCAACGGTGTTTCAAAGTCCTACCGCGTCACGGCtacgtcttctttctcgaagCCACGCGTTCTTTGCCTGGCATGTGAACCTGACAAGAATGAACACGTatcctcttctgctccaaGTAAATGTGTGGTTGAGGCCTTCCTGCCCGCTGCACCTGAGGAAGTGCCCAATGAAAACTCAATTCTGCCTAGGGCCTTCAGATCTCTCGAAGCAAACTCCGAAACCACAACGTCTCCCGTCATAACGTCTGATGGAGATGTCCTATCATTCGCCAGCGCCTCTACCCTGTTTTTTGTCGTTACCAGGTTAACTGTAGCTGTTATGTAA
- the SRS17B gene encoding SAG-related sequence SRS17B (encoded by transcript TGME49_319350~Gene product name based on ToxoDB Community Expert Annotation.~Signal peptide predicted by SignalP 2.0 HMM (probability 0.999) with cleavage site probability 0.418 at residue 32~Predicted trans-membrane domain (TMHMM2.0):6-29:355-378): MASQKVLVCLTVAGCLLATFHTFCASVSAASAGEANNPDDTGEVPDTKIDLDPDDISDYVVYTLGEVADPLQLDSQECPYREDGSVGHLDLTISSGPGVAFHCPGKKSQNLSPTELDTAFGVDAAGNCDTTRLVDVSTLIPTAIVRGPQPSTPSLEGSSLLLTLGLPLDSDKKACFVCRENGNAAGRSCIVTVTVKKASLPSSRVCNPAVPPNGNMLAFDGDGSDRSVVVHCPKGLPVLDIFKESDNVRAGPRCMAKAKLEDVVGSGSTIKPVNVDSQNRDVSRSYLITSTSSFSKPRILCMACMPGDGDPRQDEGLGVCIMQALLPASEGRRSEGGQSRNQNPGNSLTPTVTNSGGGIISFTTTAAFFCVISGLAAVM, translated from the exons ATGGCGTCTCAAAAGGTTCTTGTTTGTTTAACAGTGGCTGGGTGTTTGCTGGCAACGTTTCATACGTTCTGTGCCTCCGTCAGCGCAGCATCTGCGGGAGAAGCAAATAATCCTGATGACACAGGTGAGGTGCCCGATACCAAAATTGATTTAGATCCTGATGACATCAGCGACTACGTCGTTTATACGTTGGGCGAGGTAGCGGATCCTCTCCAGTTGGATTCACAGGAATGCCCGTACCGCGAGGATGGCAGTGTCGGGCATTTGGACCTTACCATCTCGAGCGGTCCAGGTGTTGCTTTTCATTGCCCCGGAAAAAAGAGTCAAAATCTCAGCCCAACTGAGCTTGATACTGCCTTCGGGGTGGATGCGGCTGGAAATTGTGACACGACGCGCTTGGTCGATGTGAGTACTTTAATTCCGACCGCCATAGTCCGTGGTCCGCAACCATCAACGCCATCGCTTGAAGGCAGTAGCTTGCTCCTCACTCTGGGACTGCCTCTTGACAGCGATAAGAAGGCATGCTTCGTTTGCAGGGAGAATGGAAATGCCGCGGGCCGGTCGTGCATTGTGACTGTAACAGTCAAGAAAGCATCACTGCCAA GTTCTAGGGTGTGCAACCCCGCCGTGCCCCCAAACGGAAACATGCTGGCTTTCGATGGTGACGGGTCAGACAGAAGCGTTGTCGTCCACTGCCCGAAAGGGCTTCCGGTACTCGACATATTCAAAGAGAGTGACAACGTTCGGGCGGGCCCCCGATGTATGGCCAAAGCAAAGCTGGAAGATGTCGTGGGGTCTGGCTCTACCATCAAGCCAGTTAATGTTGATTCTCAAAATCGGGATGTTTCGCGTTCTTATTTGATCACCTCTAcgtcttcgttctcgaaGCCACGCATACTTTGCATGGCATGTATGCCAGGCGATGGTGACCCACGGCAGGATGAAGGTCTAGGGGTCTGCATAATGCAGGCCCTATTGCCTGCGTCGGAAGGACGAAGGTCTGAAGGCGGACAATCTCGAAATCAAAATCCAGGGAATTCGTTAACTCCTACTGTCACAAATTCAGGTGGAGGTATCATTTCCTTTACCACCACAGCTGCCTTTTTTTGTGTCATCTCCGGGTTGGCAGCTGTCATGTAA